A stretch of Candidatus Methylomirabilota bacterium DNA encodes these proteins:
- a CDS encoding sigma 54-interacting transcriptional regulator — protein sequence MDPLAQLLGTSPEIVAVREQVRGLLKRQAEARRLPPILIQGETGTGKGLVARAMHSASVRASGPFVDVNCAAIPETLLEAEMFGVERGAFTDARQSRPGLFQLAHRGTIFLDEIGLLPEALQAKLLKVIEEREVRRLGGTRSEPIDVWVVAATNEDLTAAVSTRRFRADLYHRLAVVTLSLPALRDRRGDVLLLAEHFLARACADYGLPAKTLGADARGALVRYAWPGNVRELSNVMERVALLDASREVGAAALALPESRPAPAPSPPTAPVTLEAAVDDVERATLLDALTATNWNVSQAAARLGISRNTLRYRIEKHRLRPGAAAPSRRGRRPVPAREAAPPEPAAVVPGVPARAHRRVTLLRVVLLIPAGAEGSALGRRTLALLSDKVRVFGGRVEDVNAAGMVAVFGVEPVEDAPARAAHAAIAALNAVERARRDEARQVQVKVAIHVDQFLVNLGPGPAIELEARPHAWAFLDSLLETARPDEVVVSEATAPFLRRNFDLTPTPEGHAFHLGAGERAGLGLRRRLATFVGRQHELELLRSRFAAAASGRGQVVGIAGDAGIGKSRLLLELRHHLAGQQVEYLQGQCLSYASGIPYLPVLDMLRITCRIARTDAPDVAAEKVRTVLYRLGMDPSERAPYLLHLLGLKDGDDRVGGLSPEAFKARIFGALRELTLRQSQQCPLVLVLEDLHWIDESSEELFTSMVEAIPSARIVLVATYRPGYRPTWIDKSYATQMALQPLPPAESLSVVRALLGSYDVGPAVVDAILGKAEGNPFFLEELTRSVREQRVTAPPLAVPDTVQEVLQARINRLPPSARQLLQTAAVLGKDVPVSLLERVAGIAPDDLSAGMAELRAGEFLYETSLGAESEYTFRHILTHEVAYESLDPDLRRFLHARIVDVMEDLYPQRLVEQSQRLAHHAYQGGLWAKAADYLRQAGRQAAVACAHREAAACLDQALAALAHVPETPQTREAAVDITLQLRNSLLPLGEFAAIFDKLERVRPLAVALGDRRRLAWINVYLTDYFRQMGEYRRALESGRLAMTQADEVGEPPLLVAARTYMAHVDHALGEYRAASELLASNVALLHGDLAPQHMGFPYLPSVHSRTWLALCLAELGDFARAIAVAEEAVTIAESADDAISLVLGCWGLGRAYLQKGDLIRAVPILERGLELSEARGIPYFSPATASDLGLSYALSGRVEDAIVLIKKAVSQHASMRRTAGQSNRLAALGRVYLLGGFSEDARDVGQQALALAREHHERGHEAHALQLLGDIESRQDRPERREAAAASYQAALALARELEMRPLTASCRLGLGLLLERAGARAEAREHMSAARTMAGEMDMQLLQPT from the coding sequence ATGGATCCCCTGGCCCAACTGCTCGGGACGAGTCCCGAGATCGTGGCAGTTCGCGAGCAGGTCCGGGGGCTTCTGAAACGCCAGGCCGAAGCCCGTCGATTACCCCCGATTCTCATTCAGGGAGAGACCGGTACCGGCAAGGGGCTGGTCGCCCGCGCGATGCACTCGGCCAGCGTGCGTGCCAGCGGGCCGTTCGTCGACGTCAACTGTGCGGCCATCCCCGAGACATTGCTGGAGGCCGAGATGTTCGGCGTCGAGCGGGGCGCCTTCACGGACGCGCGACAGTCCCGGCCCGGCCTCTTTCAACTCGCCCACCGGGGCACCATCTTTCTGGACGAGATCGGGCTCCTGCCCGAGGCCCTGCAGGCCAAGCTCCTCAAGGTCATCGAGGAACGGGAAGTCCGCCGGCTGGGCGGCACTCGCAGCGAGCCCATCGATGTCTGGGTGGTGGCCGCGACCAATGAGGATCTGACCGCCGCCGTCTCGACGCGACGGTTTCGCGCCGACCTCTATCATCGGCTTGCCGTTGTCACCCTCTCGCTGCCGGCGCTGCGAGACCGCCGGGGCGATGTCTTGCTGCTGGCCGAGCACTTTCTGGCCCGCGCCTGCGCCGACTATGGCTTGCCCGCCAAGACGCTCGGCGCCGACGCGCGGGGTGCGCTGGTCCGCTATGCCTGGCCGGGCAACGTCCGTGAGCTGAGCAACGTCATGGAGCGCGTGGCGTTGCTCGACGCCAGCCGCGAGGTCGGCGCCGCCGCGCTGGCCCTGCCGGAGAGCCGCCCGGCGCCGGCGCCCTCGCCGCCAACGGCCCCGGTCACGCTGGAAGCGGCCGTCGACGACGTGGAGCGGGCGACCCTGCTCGATGCGCTGACGGCGACGAACTGGAACGTGAGCCAGGCCGCGGCTCGGCTCGGCATCTCGCGCAACACGTTGCGATACCGCATCGAGAAGCACCGCCTGCGACCGGGCGCGGCAGCGCCGTCGCGGCGGGGCCGGCGGCCCGTCCCGGCCCGCGAAGCGGCGCCGCCCGAGCCGGCCGCTGTCGTTCCCGGTGTCCCCGCCCGGGCGCACCGTCGTGTCACGCTGCTACGTGTCGTGCTCCTCATTCCGGCCGGCGCCGAGGGCTCGGCCCTGGGTCGGCGAACGCTCGCGCTGTTGAGCGACAAAGTTCGCGTGTTCGGCGGCAGGGTGGAGGACGTCAATGCGGCCGGAATGGTGGCCGTGTTCGGGGTGGAGCCGGTCGAGGACGCGCCCGCCAGGGCGGCGCACGCCGCCATCGCCGCGTTGAATGCGGTGGAGCGGGCCCGGCGGGACGAAGCCCGGCAGGTCCAGGTCAAGGTCGCCATCCACGTCGACCAGTTTCTGGTGAATCTCGGCCCGGGGCCGGCCATCGAGCTGGAAGCGCGGCCCCACGCCTGGGCGTTTCTGGATTCCCTCCTGGAGACGGCCAGGCCGGACGAGGTGGTGGTGAGCGAGGCGACCGCGCCGTTCCTCCGCCGCAACTTCGACCTCACGCCGACGCCGGAGGGACACGCGTTTCATCTCGGGGCGGGTGAGCGGGCCGGCCTCGGGCTCCGGCGTCGCTTGGCGACCTTCGTGGGCCGCCAGCACGAGCTCGAGCTGCTCCGAAGTCGCTTCGCCGCGGCCGCGAGCGGCCGCGGTCAGGTGGTCGGCATCGCCGGCGATGCCGGCATCGGGAAATCCCGTCTGCTCCTCGAGCTGCGTCATCACCTGGCCGGTCAGCAGGTCGAGTATCTCCAGGGCCAGTGCCTGTCCTACGCCAGCGGGATTCCGTACCTCCCGGTCCTCGACATGCTGCGGATCACGTGCCGCATCGCGCGCACCGACGCGCCCGACGTCGCGGCGGAGAAGGTGCGTACCGTCCTGTATCGCCTCGGCATGGACCCTAGCGAGCGCGCGCCGTATCTGCTTCATCTCCTTGGGTTGAAGGACGGCGACGATCGGGTTGGGGGGCTGAGCCCCGAAGCCTTCAAAGCCCGGATCTTCGGCGCGCTGCGCGAGCTGACCCTCCGCCAGAGCCAGCAATGCCCTCTCGTGCTGGTTCTGGAGGACCTGCACTGGATCGACGAGTCGTCGGAGGAGCTCTTCACGTCGATGGTGGAGGCCATCCCGAGCGCCCGTATCGTGCTGGTCGCCACCTACCGACCCGGGTACCGGCCGACCTGGATCGACAAATCCTACGCCACGCAGATGGCCCTCCAGCCTTTACCCCCGGCGGAGAGCCTGAGCGTCGTTCGCGCGCTCCTCGGCTCGTATGACGTCGGTCCCGCCGTCGTGGACGCCATTCTCGGCAAGGCCGAAGGCAACCCGTTCTTCCTCGAAGAGCTCACCCGGAGCGTCCGGGAGCAGCGGGTGACGGCGCCCCCGCTCGCCGTGCCCGACACGGTGCAAGAGGTGCTGCAGGCCCGTATCAACCGGCTGCCGCCGTCGGCGCGGCAGCTGCTCCAGACCGCGGCGGTGCTCGGCAAGGACGTGCCCGTCTCGCTGCTCGAGCGCGTGGCGGGGATCGCTCCGGACGACCTGAGCGCGGGCATGGCCGAGCTGCGGGCTGGGGAGTTCCTCTATGAGACCAGCCTCGGTGCGGAAAGCGAATACACGTTCAGGCATATCCTGACGCACGAGGTCGCCTACGAGAGCCTCGACCCCGACCTGCGCCGGTTCCTGCACGCCCGCATCGTGGACGTGATGGAGGATCTCTATCCACAGCGGCTGGTCGAGCAGAGCCAGCGCCTCGCGCATCACGCCTATCAAGGTGGACTGTGGGCGAAGGCGGCGGACTATCTACGCCAGGCTGGTCGACAGGCGGCCGTCGCCTGCGCCCATCGCGAGGCCGCAGCCTGCCTGGACCAGGCGCTGGCGGCGCTCGCCCACGTGCCGGAGACCCCACAGACGCGCGAGGCGGCGGTCGACATCACGTTGCAGCTGCGAAACTCCCTCCTCCCGCTGGGCGAGTTCGCCGCGATCTTCGACAAGCTGGAACGGGTCCGCCCGCTCGCGGTGGCGCTGGGCGATCGCCGGCGGCTGGCGTGGATCAACGTGTACCTGACGGACTACTTTCGCCAGATGGGCGAATACCGTCGGGCCCTCGAGTCGGGACGGCTGGCCATGACCCAGGCCGACGAGGTCGGCGAGCCGCCGCTCCTGGTCGCCGCGCGGACCTATATGGCCCACGTCGACCACGCCCTCGGCGAGTATCGGGCCGCGTCCGAGCTCTTGGCCAGCAATGTCGCGCTGCTGCACGGTGATCTCGCTCCGCAGCACATGGGGTTCCCCTACCTGCCCTCCGTGCATTCGCGCACCTGGCTCGCCCTGTGCCTGGCCGAGCTCGGCGACTTCGCCCGGGCCATCGCCGTCGCCGAGGAAGCGGTGACGATCGCGGAGAGCGCCGACGATGCCATCAGCCTCGTCCTCGGCTGCTGGGGTCTGGGCCGGGCGTACCTCCAGAAAGGTGATCTGATTCGTGCCGTGCCGATCCTGGAGCGCGGGCTGGAGCTGAGTGAAGCGCGGGGGATTCCCTATTTCTCCCCGGCGACGGCCTCCGACCTGGGCCTGAGCTACGCACTATCCGGACGAGTCGAGGACGCCATCGTGCTCATCAAGAAGGCGGTATCGCAGCACGCCTCGATGCGGAGAACGGCTGGGCAGTCCAACCGTCTGGCCGCCCTCGGGCGCGTGTACCTGCTGGGCGGCTTCAGCGAGGATGCCAGAGACGTGGGGCAACAGGCCCTGGCCCTCGCCCGGGAGCACCACGAGCGCGGTCACGAAGCCCACGCCCTTCAGCTCCTGGGGGACATCGAGTCGCGCCAGGATCGTCCGGAACGCCGGGAGGCCGCCGCGGCGAGCTATCAAGCCGCCTTGGCCCTGGCCCGGGAGCTCGAGATGCGGCCGCTGACCGCCTCTTGCCGCCTGGGCCTGGGCCTGCTCCTCGAGCGGGCCGGTGCCCGAGCCGAGGCCAGGGAGCACATGTCGGCGGCCCGAACGATGGCCGGCGAGATGGACATGCAGCTCCTGCAGCCGACGTAG
- a CDS encoding TIGR03560 family F420-dependent LLM class oxidoreductase gives MRFGLFTSLTNTSWAEVLGLWRHIEATGWDVACVTDHFMPNTPERVGDVLECWTTLSSLAALVPRLAVGTIVVGNTYRHPAIVAKMAANVDIVSGGRLILGMGAAWQQNEHEAYGVAFGTVGERLARLDEACQVIKLLWTQDKTTFMGTYYRLQDAPCMPKPVQRPHPELMIGGGGERVTLRLVARHAGHWNVWGGPATLAHKGKILDQHCAELGRDAKALRRSANMPLLISESRDDVARLAAAVSRRMGFPEALTSDVLLAGSVSAVRDKLARLHEAGVETLFVPSMFLPKDPRPLLDRFMSDVAPAFR, from the coding sequence ATGCGATTCGGACTGTTCACGAGCCTGACCAACACGAGCTGGGCCGAGGTGCTCGGCCTCTGGCGCCATATCGAGGCCACCGGGTGGGATGTCGCCTGCGTGACCGATCACTTCATGCCCAACACGCCGGAGCGGGTGGGCGACGTGCTCGAGTGCTGGACCACGCTGTCCTCGCTGGCCGCGCTGGTGCCCCGCCTGGCCGTGGGCACCATCGTCGTCGGCAACACCTACCGTCATCCCGCGATCGTCGCCAAGATGGCGGCGAACGTGGACATCGTCTCGGGCGGCCGCCTGATCCTCGGGATGGGCGCGGCCTGGCAGCAGAACGAGCACGAGGCCTACGGCGTGGCGTTCGGCACCGTCGGTGAGCGGCTGGCGCGGCTGGACGAGGCCTGTCAGGTGATCAAGCTCCTGTGGACGCAGGACAAGACCACTTTCATGGGGACGTACTACCGGCTGCAGGACGCCCCCTGCATGCCCAAGCCTGTGCAGCGCCCGCATCCCGAGCTCATGATCGGTGGCGGCGGCGAGCGGGTCACCCTGCGTCTGGTGGCCAGGCACGCCGGCCACTGGAATGTCTGGGGCGGCCCCGCGACGCTGGCCCACAAAGGCAAGATCCTGGACCAGCACTGCGCCGAGCTCGGACGCGACGCCAAAGCGCTCCGGCGATCCGCGAACATGCCGCTGCTGATCAGCGAGAGTCGCGACGACGTGGCCCGGCTCGCCGCCGCCGTGAGCCGACGGATGGGATTCCCCGAGGCCTTGACCAGCGACGTCCTGCTGGCGGGATCGGTGAGCGCGGTGCGCGACAAGCTGGCTCGCCTCCACGAGGCCGGCGTGGAGACGCTGTTCGTGCCCAGCATGTTCCTGCCCAAGGACCCGCGCCCCCTCCTGGACCGGTTCATGAGCGACGTGGCGCCCGCCTTCCGCTGA
- a CDS encoding HAD family phosphatase, translating into MTAARPSAVLLDFGGVLWNMRWDVARILESAHGLPPGALRASLYGSEAWQAVERGRGDREAWLAAAHAEIERLAGRPLPPLHVEWRASQHLIADTVELARALRPSYRLGVLSNADLTLRARLSDGLGIIGLFDDVVCSAEVGCAKPQAEIYALACRRLGVPPGACVFVDDHDANVAAAEAVGMRGILYRVDRDDDLRAQLAAVGVAGCPPSGKG; encoded by the coding sequence TTGACGGCGGCTCGGCCGTCCGCCGTCCTCCTCGACTTCGGGGGCGTCCTGTGGAACATGCGCTGGGATGTGGCCCGAATCCTGGAGTCGGCCCACGGCCTGCCGCCGGGCGCCCTGCGCGCAAGCCTCTACGGCAGCGAAGCCTGGCAGGCGGTGGAGCGAGGTCGCGGGGATCGTGAGGCCTGGCTGGCGGCGGCGCACGCCGAGATCGAGCGCCTGGCCGGCCGGCCCTTGCCGCCCCTGCACGTGGAGTGGCGGGCCTCGCAACACCTGATCGCCGACACGGTCGAGCTGGCCCGCGCGCTGCGTCCCTCGTATCGCCTCGGCGTGCTCAGCAACGCGGATCTGACGCTGCGGGCGCGGCTCAGCGACGGGCTCGGCATCATCGGGCTCTTCGACGACGTCGTCTGCTCGGCCGAGGTCGGCTGCGCGAAACCCCAAGCCGAGATCTACGCGCTGGCCTGCCGCCGCCTCGGTGTGCCGCCCGGCGCGTGCGTGTTCGTCGACGACCATGACGCCAACGTGGCCGCGGCCGAAGCCGTGGGCATGCGAGGCATCCTGTACCGCGTGGACCGGGATGACGACCTTCGCGCGCAGCTGGCCGCTGTGGGCGTGGCCGGGTGCCCGCCGTCCGGGAAGGGCTGA
- a CDS encoding C39 family peptidase encodes MEPAPPPVRAGADIWLEAGPWRPRSAARHLLPAFSAISAIDYSLRFEVSVLAPDGWSPWATSETLGSASFSPLPARAAGLHADVDVFTTTAPIEAVRLRVRLPAADAATVLATPWLLTLSACDLAPPGSDGGPAASPRLEVPALSQMREGGALGARVCSPTSVAMVLAYFGITDSVPRLAAEMFHPGLDLYGVWPAAICAAGRRGVLGYLLRFPDWTAARWCLDHGLPIIASVRYAAGELAGAAVAATVGHLLVLTGYEGEHVLVNDPAAPDASSVRRRYALSELTRAWLERTGVGYVLFRP; translated from the coding sequence GTGGAGCCGGCGCCGCCGCCCGTTCGCGCAGGGGCGGACATCTGGCTGGAGGCGGGCCCCTGGCGGCCTCGTTCGGCAGCGCGTCATCTGCTGCCCGCCTTCAGCGCAATCTCGGCCATCGATTACAGCCTGCGATTCGAGGTCTCGGTGCTCGCGCCCGATGGCTGGTCGCCGTGGGCGACCAGCGAGACGCTGGGTTCCGCCAGCTTCAGCCCGCTTCCCGCCCGCGCCGCGGGTCTGCACGCCGACGTGGATGTGTTCACGACGACCGCGCCGATCGAGGCGGTGCGCTTGCGCGTGCGACTCCCCGCAGCCGATGCCGCCACGGTTCTGGCGACGCCGTGGTTGCTGACGCTCTCGGCCTGCGACCTCGCCCCCCCGGGCTCGGATGGCGGCCCTGCCGCCTCGCCAAGGCTCGAAGTTCCGGCGCTGAGCCAGATGCGTGAGGGGGGCGCGTTGGGGGCGCGCGTCTGCTCGCCGACGAGCGTGGCTATGGTGCTCGCCTACTTCGGGATCACCGACTCGGTGCCGCGGTTGGCGGCCGAGATGTTTCACCCCGGACTGGACCTCTATGGCGTGTGGCCGGCCGCCATCTGCGCCGCCGGCCGGCGGGGCGTGCTGGGCTACCTGCTACGCTTTCCCGACTGGACAGCGGCGCGGTGGTGCCTCGACCACGGTCTGCCGATCATCGCTTCGGTCCGCTACGCGGCGGGTGAGCTTGCGGGCGCGGCGGTCGCGGCCACCGTCGGTCATCTGCTCGTGCTGACCGGTTACGAGGGCGAGCACGTGCTCGTGAACGACCCCGCGGCGCCGGATGCTTCGTCGGTTCGCCGGCGCTACGCGTTGTCCGAGCTCACCCGAGCCTGGCTCGAGCGCACCGGCGTCGGCTACGTACTGTTTCGCCCCTGA
- a CDS encoding aspartate aminotransferase family protein encodes MSDLGDIVQRAARVFPGGVLGSHRNGPGLEFVVREARGAHLWDTNGRRYIDFLLGSGPMLLGHAHPAVVEAVRGQVARGSTYMLLNEPIIELAEELARAAACCEQVRFTSSGSEATFFALRVARAYRGREKILKFEGAWHGTHDYGAISVSTRSPKAFPAPTFESGGIPHAVGETVLVAPYNDLATTEAIIAAHHNDLAAVIVEPYQRVIVPAPGFLAGLRDVTRRYGVLLVFDEIVTGFRLAYGGAQQYYGVVPDLATYGKVLAGGFPLGAVCGRADIMHHFDPALEGTPNYVWQTGTLNGNPIAAAAGLATLAELRKPGTYERLHRVGTRLRDGLAEAARRHGLAARVSGEPPVFDILFTDRDIVDYRATLTADRERIRRFNDECLRRGVVKAVNKIYVSLALTDADVEAALGVFDEALAAVAAG; translated from the coding sequence ATGAGTGATCTCGGCGACATCGTGCAACGAGCCGCACGCGTCTTCCCCGGCGGGGTGCTGGGCAGCCACCGCAACGGTCCCGGACTCGAGTTCGTGGTCCGCGAAGCGCGCGGCGCCCACCTGTGGGACACCAACGGCCGACGCTACATCGACTTCTTGCTCGGCTCCGGCCCGATGCTCCTGGGGCACGCCCATCCCGCGGTGGTCGAGGCGGTCCGCGGGCAAGTGGCCCGCGGCAGCACCTACATGCTGCTCAACGAGCCCATCATCGAGCTGGCCGAGGAGCTCGCCCGGGCGGCGGCCTGCTGCGAGCAGGTGCGGTTCACGTCCAGCGGAAGCGAAGCCACCTTCTTCGCCCTGCGGGTGGCGCGGGCCTATCGGGGGCGGGAGAAAATACTGAAATTCGAGGGGGCCTGGCACGGCACCCACGACTACGGGGCGATCAGCGTCAGCACCCGGTCCCCCAAGGCGTTTCCGGCGCCGACCTTCGAGTCGGGCGGCATCCCTCATGCGGTGGGCGAGACGGTGCTCGTGGCCCCGTACAACGACCTGGCCACCACCGAGGCCATCATCGCCGCCCACCACAATGATCTGGCCGCGGTGATCGTGGAGCCCTATCAGCGCGTGATCGTGCCGGCGCCGGGCTTCCTGGCCGGGCTCCGGGACGTGACGCGCCGGTACGGCGTGCTCCTCGTGTTCGACGAGATCGTCACGGGGTTCCGGCTGGCCTACGGGGGCGCCCAGCAGTACTACGGCGTGGTGCCGGACCTCGCCACGTACGGCAAGGTCCTGGCCGGCGGCTTTCCGCTGGGCGCGGTGTGCGGTCGCGCGGACATCATGCACCACTTCGACCCGGCGCTGGAGGGTACGCCGAACTACGTGTGGCAGACGGGCACGCTCAACGGCAATCCCATCGCCGCCGCCGCCGGCCTGGCGACGCTGGCGGAACTGCGGAAGCCCGGAACGTACGAGCGGTTGCATCGAGTGGGAACGCGGCTGCGTGACGGTCTCGCCGAAGCGGCCCGGCGCCACGGGCTGGCCGCCCGGGTAAGCGGTGAGCCGCCGGTGTTCGACATCCTGTTCACCGACCGTGACATCGTCGACTATCGCGCGACGCTGACGGCCGACCGCGAGCGCATCCGGCGCTTCAACGACGAGTGTCTGCGCCGCGGTGTCGTGAAGGCGGTCAACAAGATCTACGTGTCGCTGGCCCTGACCGACGCCGACGTGGAGGCGGCGCTCGGCGTGTTCGACGAGGCGCTGGCCGCGGTGGCAGCCGGCTGA